From the genome of Zalophus californianus isolate mZalCal1 chromosome 6, mZalCal1.pri.v2, whole genome shotgun sequence, one region includes:
- the LOC118357085 gene encoding 39S ribosomal protein L45, mitochondrial, translating to MAAPVPRGLFCLSKALGWWSRQPVLVTQSTVVVPVRTKKRFTPPTYKPKYKSEKEFIEFARKAGLVIPPERLERPLHLACTAGIFDTYVPPEGDARLSSLAKEGLAQRSERLKKKVASQLSIRKIREHDPNFKIKDFPEKAKDIFIEAHLCLNNSDHDRLHTLVTENCFPDMVWDITYKTVRWSFIESLEPPQVVQVRCSSLLNQGNIYGQVTVRMHTRQTLAIYDRFGRLMYGQEDVPRDVLEYVVFEKHLVNPYGSWRMHGKIIPPWAPPKQTILKTVMIPGPQLKPWEDYEEPQGEACKPQLS from the coding sequence ATGGCAGCCCCCGTGCCGCGGGGGTTGTTTTGTTTATCCAAAGCTCTAGGATGGTGGTCTCGTCAGCCAGTCCTGGTGACTCAGTCCACAGTTGTAGTTCCAGTGAGAACTAAGAAACGTTTCACACCTCCTACTTACAAACccaaatacaaatcagaaaaggagTTTATAGAATTTGCCCGGAAAGCAGGTCTGGTCATTCCTCCAGAACGTTTGGAACGTCCCCTACATCTGGCCTGTACAGCTGGTATCTTTGACACCTACGTTCCTCCAGAAGGTGATGCTCGCTTGTCATCTCTTGCAAAGGAAGGATTGGCACAGAGAAGTGAGCGATTGAAGAAGAAGGTGGCATCACAATTGTCAATCCGGAAGATAAGAGAACATGATccgaattttaaaataaaggactTCCCTGAAAAAGCTAAGGATATTTTTATTGAAGCTCATCTTTGTCTGAACAACTCAGACCATGACCGGCTTCATACCTTGGTAACTGAAAACTGTTTTCCGGACATGGTCTGGGACATCACCTATAAGACCGTCCGCTGGAGCTTCATAGAATCTTTAGAGCCACCACAGGTGGTTCAGGTTCGCTGTTCGAGTCTCCTGAACCAGGGCAACATATACGGCCAGGTCACTGTCCGCATGCACACCCGGCAGACTCTGGCCATCTATGACCGGTTTGGCCGGCTGATGTACGGACAGGAAGATGTGCCCAGGGATGTCCTGGAGTATGTTGTGTTTGAAAAGCACCTGGTAAATCCCTACGGGAGCTGGAGAATGCATGGCAAGATCATTCCCCCATGGGCACCCCCTAAGCAGACCATCCTTAAGACGGTGATGATCCCTGGGCCCCAGCTGAAACCCTGGGAAGACTATGAAGAGCCACAGGGAGAGGCCTGTAAGCCTCAGCTATCCTGA